In a genomic window of Equus przewalskii isolate Varuska chromosome 4, EquPr2, whole genome shotgun sequence:
- the CCDC136 gene encoding coiled-coil domain-containing protein 136 isoform X15 translates to MEAITSELRSLREEISLLEREKESELKEIEQELHLAQAEIHNLRQAAEDSATEHESDIASLQEDLCRMQNELDDMDRIRGEYEMEIASLRAEMEMKSSDPSNSLSLSDFSEMQEELHQLRERYRFLNDEYRALQESNSSLTGQLADLEMERTRRATERWLESQTLKSMMSSESQTSEMDFLEPDPQTQLLRQQLLGAEEQMHGMQNKCKELCCELQELQHHRRVSEEEQRRLQRELKCAQNEVLRFQTSHVTQNEELKTRLCTLQQKYDASQDEQNELLKVQLQLQTELRQLKVMKSTVIESQSEKELLCRLQKLQLQYQNITCEKEKLQEVQQQLREDLQYYEAEVQRLKDMVASFQESCEKNTEMHTQLQEMKQLYQTSKHELEQQKHMYDQLEQDFLLCQQELKQLKTTQPIPEDKAKCANKCDTVLSRLTELQEKYKASQKEMGQLQMQQCELLENQRRMQEEQGQLQEELHRLTFPLPKSGLFHKSQELLTKLQDLCELQLLYQGMQEEQKKLIQNQESVLKEQLELHQELQLFKDSRFREVLENPEGSKSPKSSKCGHNKSKMIIDQMQALQVLYEASQTEQELLQQEQGRLLEERKRLQADLQLCLEEMQLLQVQSPSIKMSLESYKKSYGSMAPSSENCHKSYGSTIDDSESYHKSYGSTQASDESLLKSYDSSTSTSETCEKSYRTSSSSIDDKRSYGSTSSSDTCHKSYVSSNTDDEPAEPEDVEHFETVVAKVLIRLQGVQAMYQLSQEEHDLLQERMKKLLDKQRELKEELEACEKEFKECMECLEKPVASQNDKNEIKELQSKLRELQLQYQASMDEQGRLLAVQEQLEGQLQCCQEELRQLKEKRSAVTKETKGKNGNKNMNKNANGVKNKKVTKLCSDSPEDSFESRKSLEVVLYYKASHKDLDELAKEEKKEEMEDQKKEEIKGEMKEESWEELVSEQPDPTEIESTEDQEERDEEFQDQKGKEEDNEDEEDDDSGPEASEENNPLSLSESKKPSPAPNPPIFSLPLVGLVVISALLWCWWAETSS, encoded by the exons ATGGAGGCCATAACCA GTGAGCTGCGGTCTCTACGGGAGGAGATTTCCCTATTAGAGCGTGAGAAGGAAAGTGAACTTAAGGAAATAGAACAGGAGTTGCATTTGGCCCAGGCTGAGATCCACAATCTGCGACAAGCAGCAGAGGATTCTGCAACTGAACATGAGAGCGACATAGCATCCCTGCAGGAGGATCTCTGCCGGATGCAGAATGAACTCGATGACATGGACCGCATTCGGGGAGAGTATGAGATGGAGATCGCCTCCCTCCGtgcagaaatggaaatgaagagcTCTGACCCATCCAATAGTTTAAGTCTCTCAGATTTCTCTGAGATGCAAG AAGAACTGCACCAACTGCGGGAACGCTACCGCTTCCTGAACGACGAGTACCGGGCTCTGCAGGAGAGCAACAGCAGCCTCACAGGGCAGCTTGCAGACCTGGAGATGGAGAG GACACGAAGAGCAACAGAAAGGTGGCTGGAGTCCCAAACACTAAAGAGTATGATGTCGTCAGAGTCTCAGACGTCAGAAATGGATTTTCTAGAGCCTGATCCTCAAACCCAGTTGTTGCGACAGCAGCTTCTGGGAGCTGAAGAGCAGATGCATGGCATGCAGAACAAG TGTAAGGAATTGTGTTGTGAGTTGCAAGAGTTACAGCATCATCGCCGGGTCagtgaggaggagcagagacGGCTGCAGAGGGAGCTGAAGTGTGCACAGAATGAGGTGCTTCGGTTTCAGACTTCCCACGTCACCCAG AATGAGGAGCTGAAGACCAGACTCTGTACCCTGCAGCAAAAGTATGATGCTAGCCAGGATGAGCAGAATGAGCTCTTGAAGGTGCAACTACAACTTCAGACTGAGCTCCGGCAGCTCAAAGTCATGAAATCCACAGTCATAGAAAGCCAAAGTGAGAAG GAGTTACTGTGCCGGCTGCAGAAGCTGCAGCTACAGTACCAGAACATCACATGTGAGAAGGAGAAGCTGCAGGAAGTGCAGCAACAGCTGCGGGAGGACCTGCAGTACTATGAGGCAGAAGTGCAGCGCCTCAAGGACATGGTGGCCTCCTTCCAAGAGAGCTGTGAGAAG AACACAGAGATGCACACCCAGCTTCAGGAGATGAAGCAGCTGTACCAGACCAGCAAGCATGAGCTGGAGCAGCAGAAGCACATGTATGATCAGCTGGAGCAGGACTTCCTGCTCTGCCAGCAGGAGCTGAAGCAGCTCAAGACCACCCAGCCCATCCCAGAGGACAAGGCAAAATGTGCCAATAAG TGTGATACAGTGCTGTCCAGACTGACAGAATTGCAGGAAAAGTACAAGGCCAGCCAGAAGGAGATGGGGCAACTGCAAATGCAGCAGTGTGAGCTCCTGGAGAATCAGAGGAGgatgcaggaggagcagggccagCTGCAAGAAGAGCTGCACAGGCTCACGTTCCCGCTCCCCAAATCTGGTCTCTTCCATAAG AGTCAGGAGCTGCTTACAAAATTACAAGACTTGTGTGAACTACAGCTGCTCTACCAAGGCATGCAGGAGGAGCAGAAAAAACTGATACAGAATCAAGAAAGTGTATTAAAAGAACAATTAGAGCTGCACCAAGAGCTGCAACTTTTCAAAGATTCTCGTTTCCGGGAAGTGTTGGAGAATCCTGAGGGTTCCAAATCACCTAAGTCCTCAAAATGTGGTCATAACAAG TCCAAGATGATCATCGACCAGATGCAGGCTCTGCAGGTGCTGTATGAGGCCAGTCAGACTGAGCAGGAGCTACTGCAGCAGGAGCAGGGGAGGCTCCTAGAGGAACGGAAGAGGCTGCAGGCCGACTTGCAGCTCTGCCTGGAAGAAATGCAGCTGCTCCAAGTCCAGTCCCCCTCTATAAAAATGAGCCTTGAGTCCTACAAGAAGAGTTATGGTAGCATGGCCCCCAGCAGTGAGAATTGTCACAAGAGTTATGGTAGCACCATTGATGACAGCGAGAGTTATCACAAGAGTTACGGTAGCACCCAGGCCAGCGATGAGAGCCTTCTCAAGAGCTATGACAGTAGCACCAGTACCAGTGAGACCTGTGAGAAGAGTTACcgcaccagcagcagcagcatcgaCGATAAGAGGAGTTATGGCAGCACCAGTAGCTCTGACACCTGTCACAAGAGTTATGTCAGCAGCAACACTGACGATGAGCCTGCTGAGCCTGAAGATGTAGAG CACTTTGAGACTGTCGTTGCTAAGGTGCTGATCAGGCTGCAGGGCGTGCAGGCCATGTACCAGCTCAGCCAGGAGGAGCACGACCTGCTGCAAGAGCGGATGAAAAAGCTGCTGGACAAGCAGAGAGAGCTGAAGGAAGAGCTGGAGGCCTGTGAAAAAGAATTCAAGGAGTGCATGGAATGTCTGGAGAAGCCTGTTGCCTCCCAAAATGACAAGAATGAG ATCAAAGAACTGCAGAGCAAGCTGCGGGAGCTGCAGCTGCAGTACCAGGCTAGCATGGACGAGCAGGGGCGGCTCCTGGCGGTGCAGGAGCAGTTGGAGGGGCAGCTGCAGTGCTGCCAGGAAGAGCTTCGCCAGCTCAAAGAGAAGAGGTCCGCTGTTACCAAAGAAACCAAGGGGAAGAATGGCAATAAGAACATGAACAAGAATGCCAATGGGGTTAAGAATAAAAAGGTGACCAAGCTATGTTCGGACAGTCCTGAGGACAGCTTTGAGAGCAGAAAG AGTCTGGAGGTGGTGCTCTATTACAAGGCCAGCCACAAAGATTTAGATGAACtagcaaaagaggaaaagaaagaggaaatggaggaccaaaaaaaggaggaaatcaaaGGGGAGATGAAGGAGGAGTCCTGGGAAGAACTAGTTTCTGAGCAACCAGATCCTACAGAGATTGAGTCCACAGAAGatcaggaggagagagatgaagagttCCAAGACCAGAAGGGCAAGGAAGAAGACAATGAAGATGAGGAAGACGATGACTCTGGCCCTGAAGCTTCAGAGGAAAACAACCCCCTCAGTCTTTCTGAGAGCAAAAAG ccatcccctgcccccaacccccccaTCTTCTCCTTGCCTCTCGTAGGCCTGGTGGTCATATCGGCTTTGCTCTGGTGCTGGTGGGCTGAGACGTCGTCCTAA
- the CCDC136 gene encoding coiled-coil domain-containing protein 136 isoform X10: MEAITSELRSLREEISLLEREKESELKEIEQELHLAQAEIHNLRQAAEDSATEHESDIASLQEDLCRMQNELDDMDRIRGEYEMEIASLRAEMEMKSSDPSNSLSLSDFSEMQEELHQLRERYRFLNDEYRALQESNSSLTGQLADLEMERTRRATERWLESQTLKSMMSSESQTSEMDFLEPDPQTQLLRQQLLGAEEQMHGMQNKCKELCCELQELQHHRRVSEEEQRRLQRELKCAQNEVLRFQTSHVTQNEELKTRLCTLQQKYDASQDEQNELLKVQLQLQTELRQLKVMKSTVIESQSEKELLCRLQKLQLQYQNITCEKEKLQEVQQQLREDLQYYEAEVQRLKDMVASFQESCEKNTEMHTQLQEMKQLYQTSKHELEQQKHMYDQLEQDFLLCQQELKQLKTTQPIPEDKAKCANKCDTVLSRLTELQEKYKASQKEMGQLQMQQCELLENQRRMQEEQGQLQEELHRLTFPLPKSGLFHKSQELLTKLQDLCELQLLYQGMQEEQKKLIQNQESVLKEQLELHQELQLFKDSRFREVLENPEGSKSPKSSKCGHNKSKMIIDQMQALQVLYEASQTEQELLQQEQGRLLEERKRLQADLQLCLEEMQLLQVQSPSIKMSLESYKKSYGSMAPSSENCHKSYGSTIDDSESYHKSYGSTQASDESLLKSYDSSTSTSETCEKSYRTSSSSIDDKRSYGSTSSSDTCHKSYVSSNTDDEPAEPEDVEHFETVVAKVLIRLQGVQAMYQLSQEEHDLLQERMKKLLDKQRELKEELEACEKEFKECMECLEKPVASQNDKNEIKELQSKLRELQLQYQASMDEQGRLLAVQEQLEGQLQCCQEELRQLKEKRSAVTKETKGKNGNKNMNKNANGVKNKKVTKLCSDSPEDSFESRKSLEVVLYYKASHKDLDELAKEEKKEEMEDQKKEEIKGEMKEESWEELVSEQPDPTEIESTEDQEERDEEFQDQKGKEEDNEDEEDDDSGPEASEENNPLSLSESKKAWWSYRLCSGAGGLRRRPNAEHVWDVEAYGVLGYCSCGSVCVTQHATAGDRGLPHGVMADQGQLRGQIPSAHNPQLWAGHTVPEPRPTHTSCVSPSP; the protein is encoded by the exons ATGGAGGCCATAACCA GTGAGCTGCGGTCTCTACGGGAGGAGATTTCCCTATTAGAGCGTGAGAAGGAAAGTGAACTTAAGGAAATAGAACAGGAGTTGCATTTGGCCCAGGCTGAGATCCACAATCTGCGACAAGCAGCAGAGGATTCTGCAACTGAACATGAGAGCGACATAGCATCCCTGCAGGAGGATCTCTGCCGGATGCAGAATGAACTCGATGACATGGACCGCATTCGGGGAGAGTATGAGATGGAGATCGCCTCCCTCCGtgcagaaatggaaatgaagagcTCTGACCCATCCAATAGTTTAAGTCTCTCAGATTTCTCTGAGATGCAAG AAGAACTGCACCAACTGCGGGAACGCTACCGCTTCCTGAACGACGAGTACCGGGCTCTGCAGGAGAGCAACAGCAGCCTCACAGGGCAGCTTGCAGACCTGGAGATGGAGAG GACACGAAGAGCAACAGAAAGGTGGCTGGAGTCCCAAACACTAAAGAGTATGATGTCGTCAGAGTCTCAGACGTCAGAAATGGATTTTCTAGAGCCTGATCCTCAAACCCAGTTGTTGCGACAGCAGCTTCTGGGAGCTGAAGAGCAGATGCATGGCATGCAGAACAAG TGTAAGGAATTGTGTTGTGAGTTGCAAGAGTTACAGCATCATCGCCGGGTCagtgaggaggagcagagacGGCTGCAGAGGGAGCTGAAGTGTGCACAGAATGAGGTGCTTCGGTTTCAGACTTCCCACGTCACCCAG AATGAGGAGCTGAAGACCAGACTCTGTACCCTGCAGCAAAAGTATGATGCTAGCCAGGATGAGCAGAATGAGCTCTTGAAGGTGCAACTACAACTTCAGACTGAGCTCCGGCAGCTCAAAGTCATGAAATCCACAGTCATAGAAAGCCAAAGTGAGAAG GAGTTACTGTGCCGGCTGCAGAAGCTGCAGCTACAGTACCAGAACATCACATGTGAGAAGGAGAAGCTGCAGGAAGTGCAGCAACAGCTGCGGGAGGACCTGCAGTACTATGAGGCAGAAGTGCAGCGCCTCAAGGACATGGTGGCCTCCTTCCAAGAGAGCTGTGAGAAG AACACAGAGATGCACACCCAGCTTCAGGAGATGAAGCAGCTGTACCAGACCAGCAAGCATGAGCTGGAGCAGCAGAAGCACATGTATGATCAGCTGGAGCAGGACTTCCTGCTCTGCCAGCAGGAGCTGAAGCAGCTCAAGACCACCCAGCCCATCCCAGAGGACAAGGCAAAATGTGCCAATAAG TGTGATACAGTGCTGTCCAGACTGACAGAATTGCAGGAAAAGTACAAGGCCAGCCAGAAGGAGATGGGGCAACTGCAAATGCAGCAGTGTGAGCTCCTGGAGAATCAGAGGAGgatgcaggaggagcagggccagCTGCAAGAAGAGCTGCACAGGCTCACGTTCCCGCTCCCCAAATCTGGTCTCTTCCATAAG AGTCAGGAGCTGCTTACAAAATTACAAGACTTGTGTGAACTACAGCTGCTCTACCAAGGCATGCAGGAGGAGCAGAAAAAACTGATACAGAATCAAGAAAGTGTATTAAAAGAACAATTAGAGCTGCACCAAGAGCTGCAACTTTTCAAAGATTCTCGTTTCCGGGAAGTGTTGGAGAATCCTGAGGGTTCCAAATCACCTAAGTCCTCAAAATGTGGTCATAACAAG TCCAAGATGATCATCGACCAGATGCAGGCTCTGCAGGTGCTGTATGAGGCCAGTCAGACTGAGCAGGAGCTACTGCAGCAGGAGCAGGGGAGGCTCCTAGAGGAACGGAAGAGGCTGCAGGCCGACTTGCAGCTCTGCCTGGAAGAAATGCAGCTGCTCCAAGTCCAGTCCCCCTCTATAAAAATGAGCCTTGAGTCCTACAAGAAGAGTTATGGTAGCATGGCCCCCAGCAGTGAGAATTGTCACAAGAGTTATGGTAGCACCATTGATGACAGCGAGAGTTATCACAAGAGTTACGGTAGCACCCAGGCCAGCGATGAGAGCCTTCTCAAGAGCTATGACAGTAGCACCAGTACCAGTGAGACCTGTGAGAAGAGTTACcgcaccagcagcagcagcatcgaCGATAAGAGGAGTTATGGCAGCACCAGTAGCTCTGACACCTGTCACAAGAGTTATGTCAGCAGCAACACTGACGATGAGCCTGCTGAGCCTGAAGATGTAGAG CACTTTGAGACTGTCGTTGCTAAGGTGCTGATCAGGCTGCAGGGCGTGCAGGCCATGTACCAGCTCAGCCAGGAGGAGCACGACCTGCTGCAAGAGCGGATGAAAAAGCTGCTGGACAAGCAGAGAGAGCTGAAGGAAGAGCTGGAGGCCTGTGAAAAAGAATTCAAGGAGTGCATGGAATGTCTGGAGAAGCCTGTTGCCTCCCAAAATGACAAGAATGAG ATCAAAGAACTGCAGAGCAAGCTGCGGGAGCTGCAGCTGCAGTACCAGGCTAGCATGGACGAGCAGGGGCGGCTCCTGGCGGTGCAGGAGCAGTTGGAGGGGCAGCTGCAGTGCTGCCAGGAAGAGCTTCGCCAGCTCAAAGAGAAGAGGTCCGCTGTTACCAAAGAAACCAAGGGGAAGAATGGCAATAAGAACATGAACAAGAATGCCAATGGGGTTAAGAATAAAAAGGTGACCAAGCTATGTTCGGACAGTCCTGAGGACAGCTTTGAGAGCAGAAAG AGTCTGGAGGTGGTGCTCTATTACAAGGCCAGCCACAAAGATTTAGATGAACtagcaaaagaggaaaagaaagaggaaatggaggaccaaaaaaaggaggaaatcaaaGGGGAGATGAAGGAGGAGTCCTGGGAAGAACTAGTTTCTGAGCAACCAGATCCTACAGAGATTGAGTCCACAGAAGatcaggaggagagagatgaagagttCCAAGACCAGAAGGGCAAGGAAGAAGACAATGAAGATGAGGAAGACGATGACTCTGGCCCTGAAGCTTCAGAGGAAAACAACCCCCTCAGTCTTTCTGAGAGCAAAAAG GCCTGGTGGTCATATCGGCTTTGCTCTGGTGCTGGTGGGCTGAGACGTCGTCCTAACGCAG AACATGTTTGGGATGTGGAAGCCTATGGTGTTCTTGGCTATTGCAGCTGTGGCTCTGTATGTGTTACCCAACATGCGACCGCAGGAGACAGAGGTCTGCCTCACGGAGTGATGGCAGACCAGGGCCAGCTGAGGGGGCAGATCCCCAGTGCCCACAACCCTCAACTTTGGGCAGGACACACTGTGCCAGAGCCCCGCCCCACCCATACGTCCTGTGTGTCCCCATCTCCTTAG
- the CCDC136 gene encoding coiled-coil domain-containing protein 136 isoform X12 — protein sequence MEAITRRKSENPSGDAWAWPRGELRSLREEISLLEREKESELKEIEQELHLAQAEIHNLRQAAEDSATEHESDIASLQEDLCRMQNELDDMDRIRGEYEMEIASLRAEMEMKSSDPSNSLSLSDFSEMQEELHQLRERYRFLNDEYRALQESNSSLTGQLADLEMERTRRATERWLESQTLKSMMSSESQTSEMDFLEPDPQTQLLRQQLLGAEEQMHGMQNKCKELCCELQELQHHRRVSEEEQRRLQRELKCAQNEVLRFQTSHVTQNEELKTRLCTLQQKYDASQDEQNELLKVQLQLQTELRQLKVMKSTVIESQSEKELLCRLQKLQLQYQNITCEKEKLQEVQQQLREDLQYYEAEVQRLKDMVASFQESCEKNTEMHTQLQEMKQLYQTSKHELEQQKHMYDQLEQDFLLCQQELKQLKTTQPIPEDKAKCANKCDTVLSRLTELQEKYKASQKEMGQLQMQQCELLENQRRMQEEQGQLQEELHRLTFPLPKSGLFHKSQELLTKLQDLCELQLLYQGMQEEQKKLIQNQESVLKEQLELHQELQLFKDSRFREVLENPEGSKSPKSSKCGHNKSKMIIDQMQALQVLYEASQTEQELLQQEQGRLLEERKRLQADLQLCLEEMQLLQVQSPSIKMSLESYKKSYGSMAPSSENCHKSYGSTIDDSESYHKSYGSTQASDESLLKSYDSSTSTSETCEKSYRTSSSSIDDKRSYGSTSSSDTCHKSYVSSNTDDEPAEPEDVEHFETVVAKVLIRLQGVQAMYQLSQEEHDLLQERMKKLLDKQRELKEELEACEKEFKECMECLEKPVASQNDKNEIKELQSKLRELQLQYQASMDEQGRLLAVQEQLEGQLQCCQEELRQLKEKRSAVTKETKGKNGNKNMNKNANGVKNKKVTKLCSDSPEDSFESRKSLEVVLYYKASHKDLDELAKEEKKEEMEDQKKEEIKGEMKEESWEELVSEQPDPTEIESTEDQEERDEEFQDQKGKEEDNEDEEDDDSGPEASEENNPLSLSESKKNMFGMWKPMVFLAIAAVALYVLPNMRPQETEVCLTE from the exons ATGGAGGCCATAACCA GAAGGAAGTCAGAGAATCCAAGTGGAGATGCTTGGGCTTGGCCCAGAG GTGAGCTGCGGTCTCTACGGGAGGAGATTTCCCTATTAGAGCGTGAGAAGGAAAGTGAACTTAAGGAAATAGAACAGGAGTTGCATTTGGCCCAGGCTGAGATCCACAATCTGCGACAAGCAGCAGAGGATTCTGCAACTGAACATGAGAGCGACATAGCATCCCTGCAGGAGGATCTCTGCCGGATGCAGAATGAACTCGATGACATGGACCGCATTCGGGGAGAGTATGAGATGGAGATCGCCTCCCTCCGtgcagaaatggaaatgaagagcTCTGACCCATCCAATAGTTTAAGTCTCTCAGATTTCTCTGAGATGCAAG AAGAACTGCACCAACTGCGGGAACGCTACCGCTTCCTGAACGACGAGTACCGGGCTCTGCAGGAGAGCAACAGCAGCCTCACAGGGCAGCTTGCAGACCTGGAGATGGAGAG GACACGAAGAGCAACAGAAAGGTGGCTGGAGTCCCAAACACTAAAGAGTATGATGTCGTCAGAGTCTCAGACGTCAGAAATGGATTTTCTAGAGCCTGATCCTCAAACCCAGTTGTTGCGACAGCAGCTTCTGGGAGCTGAAGAGCAGATGCATGGCATGCAGAACAAG TGTAAGGAATTGTGTTGTGAGTTGCAAGAGTTACAGCATCATCGCCGGGTCagtgaggaggagcagagacGGCTGCAGAGGGAGCTGAAGTGTGCACAGAATGAGGTGCTTCGGTTTCAGACTTCCCACGTCACCCAG AATGAGGAGCTGAAGACCAGACTCTGTACCCTGCAGCAAAAGTATGATGCTAGCCAGGATGAGCAGAATGAGCTCTTGAAGGTGCAACTACAACTTCAGACTGAGCTCCGGCAGCTCAAAGTCATGAAATCCACAGTCATAGAAAGCCAAAGTGAGAAG GAGTTACTGTGCCGGCTGCAGAAGCTGCAGCTACAGTACCAGAACATCACATGTGAGAAGGAGAAGCTGCAGGAAGTGCAGCAACAGCTGCGGGAGGACCTGCAGTACTATGAGGCAGAAGTGCAGCGCCTCAAGGACATGGTGGCCTCCTTCCAAGAGAGCTGTGAGAAG AACACAGAGATGCACACCCAGCTTCAGGAGATGAAGCAGCTGTACCAGACCAGCAAGCATGAGCTGGAGCAGCAGAAGCACATGTATGATCAGCTGGAGCAGGACTTCCTGCTCTGCCAGCAGGAGCTGAAGCAGCTCAAGACCACCCAGCCCATCCCAGAGGACAAGGCAAAATGTGCCAATAAG TGTGATACAGTGCTGTCCAGACTGACAGAATTGCAGGAAAAGTACAAGGCCAGCCAGAAGGAGATGGGGCAACTGCAAATGCAGCAGTGTGAGCTCCTGGAGAATCAGAGGAGgatgcaggaggagcagggccagCTGCAAGAAGAGCTGCACAGGCTCACGTTCCCGCTCCCCAAATCTGGTCTCTTCCATAAG AGTCAGGAGCTGCTTACAAAATTACAAGACTTGTGTGAACTACAGCTGCTCTACCAAGGCATGCAGGAGGAGCAGAAAAAACTGATACAGAATCAAGAAAGTGTATTAAAAGAACAATTAGAGCTGCACCAAGAGCTGCAACTTTTCAAAGATTCTCGTTTCCGGGAAGTGTTGGAGAATCCTGAGGGTTCCAAATCACCTAAGTCCTCAAAATGTGGTCATAACAAG TCCAAGATGATCATCGACCAGATGCAGGCTCTGCAGGTGCTGTATGAGGCCAGTCAGACTGAGCAGGAGCTACTGCAGCAGGAGCAGGGGAGGCTCCTAGAGGAACGGAAGAGGCTGCAGGCCGACTTGCAGCTCTGCCTGGAAGAAATGCAGCTGCTCCAAGTCCAGTCCCCCTCTATAAAAATGAGCCTTGAGTCCTACAAGAAGAGTTATGGTAGCATGGCCCCCAGCAGTGAGAATTGTCACAAGAGTTATGGTAGCACCATTGATGACAGCGAGAGTTATCACAAGAGTTACGGTAGCACCCAGGCCAGCGATGAGAGCCTTCTCAAGAGCTATGACAGTAGCACCAGTACCAGTGAGACCTGTGAGAAGAGTTACcgcaccagcagcagcagcatcgaCGATAAGAGGAGTTATGGCAGCACCAGTAGCTCTGACACCTGTCACAAGAGTTATGTCAGCAGCAACACTGACGATGAGCCTGCTGAGCCTGAAGATGTAGAG CACTTTGAGACTGTCGTTGCTAAGGTGCTGATCAGGCTGCAGGGCGTGCAGGCCATGTACCAGCTCAGCCAGGAGGAGCACGACCTGCTGCAAGAGCGGATGAAAAAGCTGCTGGACAAGCAGAGAGAGCTGAAGGAAGAGCTGGAGGCCTGTGAAAAAGAATTCAAGGAGTGCATGGAATGTCTGGAGAAGCCTGTTGCCTCCCAAAATGACAAGAATGAG ATCAAAGAACTGCAGAGCAAGCTGCGGGAGCTGCAGCTGCAGTACCAGGCTAGCATGGACGAGCAGGGGCGGCTCCTGGCGGTGCAGGAGCAGTTGGAGGGGCAGCTGCAGTGCTGCCAGGAAGAGCTTCGCCAGCTCAAAGAGAAGAGGTCCGCTGTTACCAAAGAAACCAAGGGGAAGAATGGCAATAAGAACATGAACAAGAATGCCAATGGGGTTAAGAATAAAAAGGTGACCAAGCTATGTTCGGACAGTCCTGAGGACAGCTTTGAGAGCAGAAAG AGTCTGGAGGTGGTGCTCTATTACAAGGCCAGCCACAAAGATTTAGATGAACtagcaaaagaggaaaagaaagaggaaatggaggaccaaaaaaaggaggaaatcaaaGGGGAGATGAAGGAGGAGTCCTGGGAAGAACTAGTTTCTGAGCAACCAGATCCTACAGAGATTGAGTCCACAGAAGatcaggaggagagagatgaagagttCCAAGACCAGAAGGGCAAGGAAGAAGACAATGAAGATGAGGAAGACGATGACTCTGGCCCTGAAGCTTCAGAGGAAAACAACCCCCTCAGTCTTTCTGAGAGCAAAAAG AACATGTTTGGGATGTGGAAGCCTATGGTGTTCTTGGCTATTGCAGCTGTGGCTCTGTATGTGTTACCCAACATGCGACCGCAGGAGACAGAGGTCTGCCTCACGGAGTGA